The DNA region GTAAAAGCGAATAAAGAACAGGAGAAAATTATAAGACAAGAAATAGAAAAAATACCACAGAAAGAAAGAAAAGATATAAAGATATCTTTAGAGGAGACCGATCTATACCAGTCCGTTGGTTGTCCTTCTTGTGCTAATAAAGGGACAAAAGGAAGAATTGGGATATTTGAAATTTTTATAATGACAGACAAGGCCGCAGAAGTTATTTTAAAAGATTCTTCAGAGCAAAAAATAGAAGAAGAATCAACAAGACAAGGCATGATAACAATGAAACAAGATGGTATTATCAAAGCTCTTAAGGGTTTAGTTTCTTTTGAAGAAGTTCTTAAGGTTGTTGAAGTCCAAGAAAAAATCATATAAAATACATTAACATACAACTGACGATTCTCATATAAATTTATTAATCATATACGAGTCGAAAGTTTAATATTATAAAATTATGAACTATCAAGAAATTATTTCTAAAATTTTTGAAAAATCTCTCGCAGAAAATGCGTCTGATATTCATATTTCAACAGGAAAACCTCCAACAATAAGAATTGATGGCAGATTACTTCCATTAAAAGATGAAAAAATTATTGGACCGGATGATGCAAGAGAAATTACTTACGCTATTTTAGGACCAGAGCGAAAAGAAGAGTTTATTTCAAAGAAAGAATTAGACTTTTCTTATGAATATAAACACAAAACAAGATTTAGGGGAAATGCTTTTTTGCAGCAAGGATTAATTTCCTTAGCTTTAAGAATAATTCCTTCAAAAATTAGAACCATAGAAGAGCTAAATCTTCCAAGTTTTTTACATAAATTTACAGAACTAAAACAGGGCTTTATTATAATCACGGGCCCTGCAAGCCATGGAAAGTCTACAAGTCTTGCTGCGATGATTGATGAGATAAACAAAAACCGAGAAAGCCATATTATTACAATTGAAGACCCAATCGAATATGTTTTTTATCAACAAAAATCAATTATCGATCAGCGAGAGGTAGGAATTGATACCAAAAGTTTTGCTGTTGCTCTTCGTTCGACTTTAAGGCAGGATCCAGATGTAATTATGATGGGGGAAATGAGAGATTATGAATCAATCTCAATTGCTCTAACTGCGGCAGAAACTGGTCACCTTGTTTTTTCAACTCTTCATACTAATTCTGCCAGTCAGACGGTGGATAGAATTATTGATGTTTTTCCAGCAGATCAGCAACATCAAGTAAGGGCTCAACTTGCAGCGAGTCTTGAGGCAATTATATCTCAGAGATTAATTCCAAGAATTAATGGAGAAGGAAGAATACCTGCATGTGAAATCATGGTTGCAAATCCTGCTGTTTCAAATGTAATTCGCGAAAAAAGAACCCATGAACTTGATATGATGATTACAACAAGTAGTGAAGAAGGAATGATATCTTTAAACCGTTCATTAGCAAATCTTGTTTTGCAAAAAGAGATTAGTTTTGAAGACGCAATTAAATATTCTATTTCACCAAGTGAATTGAAATTGTTACTCAAGAAGTAATAAATTTGGTGAAAAAATTCTAACATGAAATATAGATATAGAGCTCGTAACCAAGAGGGAAGTATTGAAACAGGTATTGTAGAGGCAATGACAGAAAATAATGCGATAGAAACTCTTCAAAGCAGGGGTTTAATTATTACGGGTCTTGAAGAGGCAGGAAAGAAAAAGGGCGTTGAGAAAGAAATAAATGTTTTGCCAAAAAGAGTCAAAGCAAAGGACCTTGTTTTTTTCTATAGACAATTTTCAATTTTAGTTACATCCGGCACTCCCTTAGTCGAATCTTTAAATGCTCTTTCGATGCAGGTGCAGAATCGGCTTCTAAAAGAGCAGGTTATGGAAATTTCAAACGACGTTAATGGTGGTATGGCGCTCTCTGAAGCGATGGCCAAACATCCAAAGACTTTTA from Candidatus Paceibacterota bacterium includes:
- a CDS encoding type IV pilus twitching motility protein PilT, with product MNYQEIISKIFEKSLAENASDIHISTGKPPTIRIDGRLLPLKDEKIIGPDDAREITYAILGPERKEEFISKKELDFSYEYKHKTRFRGNAFLQQGLISLALRIIPSKIRTIEELNLPSFLHKFTELKQGFIIITGPASHGKSTSLAAMIDEINKNRESHIITIEDPIEYVFYQQKSIIDQREVGIDTKSFAVALRSTLRQDPDVIMMGEMRDYESISIALTAAETGHLVFSTLHTNSASQTVDRIIDVFPADQQHQVRAQLAASLEAIISQRLIPRINGEGRIPACEIMVANPAVSNVIREKRTHELDMMITTSSEEGMISLNRSLANLVLQKEISFEDAIKYSISPSELKLLLKK